A window from Kovacikia minuta CCNUW1 encodes these proteins:
- the fabD gene encoding ACP S-malonyltransferase, whose translation MTKTAWVFPGQGSQAVGMGMDLLELPEAKARFQQADEILGWSVAEICQSDADKLSRTLYTQPSLYVVESILADLLKARGQQPDFVAGHSLGEYVALYTADVFDFETGLRLIKQRAELMDSASDGLMAALLGFDRDQLEQQLQQTPDVVLANDNNAGQVVISGKPTAVETVLGNVKAKRAVKLNVSGAFHSPLMAAAATEFQKALDGATFNLAQIPVLSNVDPIPATDAATLKDRLNRQMTGTVRWREISLRMPAEGIGRVVEVGPGKVLTGIIKRTCPELVLENVGSVAELPGNSGDE comes from the coding sequence ATGACGAAAACAGCATGGGTGTTTCCTGGACAGGGTTCACAGGCAGTTGGGATGGGAATGGATTTGCTTGAACTGCCTGAGGCAAAGGCAAGATTTCAGCAAGCGGATGAAATTTTGGGCTGGTCAGTTGCCGAAATTTGTCAGAGCGATGCAGACAAACTATCCCGAACCCTTTATACCCAACCCTCCCTTTATGTCGTCGAGAGTATCCTGGCCGATCTGCTAAAAGCCCGTGGACAGCAACCTGACTTTGTGGCAGGCCACAGTTTGGGTGAATACGTTGCCCTCTATACCGCCGATGTATTTGATTTTGAAACCGGGTTGCGCCTGATCAAACAACGGGCTGAACTGATGGATAGCGCTTCTGATGGCTTAATGGCTGCCCTGTTGGGGTTCGATCGTGACCAACTTGAACAACAACTTCAACAAACTCCGGATGTGGTTCTGGCAAACGACAACAATGCCGGACAGGTGGTGATTTCCGGCAAACCCACCGCCGTCGAAACCGTGTTGGGAAATGTCAAAGCAAAACGGGCAGTCAAGCTAAACGTTAGCGGTGCCTTTCATTCGCCCTTAATGGCGGCAGCCGCAACTGAGTTTCAGAAAGCATTGGACGGCGCAACATTTAACCTGGCTCAGATACCCGTTCTTTCCAACGTAGACCCTATCCCTGCGACCGACGCAGCCACTTTAAAGGACCGCTTAAATCGTCAGATGACCGGAACCGTCCGCTGGCGCGAAATCTCCCTGAGAATGCCAGCGGAGGGAATTGGACGGGTAGTAGAAGTTGGCCCCGGTAAAGTGTTG